The Manis javanica isolate MJ-LG chromosome 4, MJ_LKY, whole genome shotgun sequence genome contains a region encoding:
- the RCVRN gene encoding recoverin, whose protein sequence is MGNSRSGVLSKEILEELQLSTKFTEEELCAWYQSFLKECPSGRITRQEFQSIYAKFFPDADPQAYAQHVFRSFDANSDGSLDFQEYIIALHMTTAGKTDQKLEWAFSLYDVDGNGTISKSEVLEIVTAIFKMINPEDVKHLPDDENTPEKRTEKIWGFFGKKDDDKLTEGEFIEGTLANKEILRLIQFEPQKVKERLKEKKP, encoded by the exons ATGGGGAACAGCAGAAGTGGGGTCCTGTCCAAGGAGATCCTGGAGGAACTGCAGCTGAGCACCAAGTTCACAGAGGAAGAACTGTGTGCCTGGTACCAGTCCTTCCTGAAGGAGTGCCCCAGTGGGCGCATCACCCGGCAGGAGTTCCAGAGCATCTATGCCAAGTTCTTCCCCGACGCTGACCCCCAGGCCTATGCCCAGCACGTGTTCCGCAGCTTCGATGCCAACAGCGACGGGTCCCTGGACTTCCAGGAGTACATCATCGCCCTACACATGACCACCGCAGGCAAGACCGACCAGAAGCTGGAGTGGGCCTTCTCCCTCTACGATGTGGATGGCAACGGGACCATCAGCAAGAGTGAGGTGCTGGAGATCGTCACG GCTATTTTCAAAATGATCAATCCTGAGGACGTGAAGCACCTACCAGATGATGAAAACACCCCGGAGAAACGGACTGAGAAGATCTGGGGATTCTTTGGGAAAAAGGATGATG ATAAACTTACAGAGGGAGAGTTCATCGAGGGGACCCTGGCAAATAAGGAAATTCTGCGACTGATCCAATTTGAGCCtcaaaaagtgaaggaaaggctaaaggaaaagaaaccatGA